The following proteins are co-located in the Oncorhynchus keta strain PuntledgeMale-10-30-2019 unplaced genomic scaffold, Oket_V2 Un_contig_5395_pilon_pilon, whole genome shotgun sequence genome:
- the fscn1a gene encoding LOW QUALITY PROTEIN: fascin actin-bundling protein 1a (The sequence of the model RefSeq protein was modified relative to this genomic sequence to represent the inferred CDS: inserted 1 base in 1 codon): MCSNGASNGTSDMLQIQFGLINCGNKYLTAETFGFKINASATSLKKKQIWTLEQSGEEATGNVFCLKSHLGRYIAADKDGNVTGDSESSGPETRFIITAHDDGRWSLQSEVHGRYLGGTEDRISCFAQTASVAEKWSVHIAMHPQVNIFSVTRKRYAHLSSKVDEVSIDRDVPWGVDSLITLVFRDQRYHLQTSDNRFLKNDGSLEAEPDKTTGYTLEFRSGKVAFRDCSGRYLAPSGPSGTMKSGKTSRVGKDEMFSLEQSHPQVVLTAGNERNVSTRQGMDLSANQDEEXDQEVFQVEMSRENRKCAFRTAAGKYWTLTSSGGLQCTASTKTANCYFDMEYCGKKLTLRAANGKYVAAKKNGQLAATIDVAGESEEFLMKLINRPIIVLRGEHGFIGCRKVTGTLDSNRSSYDYFTLTFREGTYSLQDSTGKFWMVGSEASVVSSSDDPVDFLLEFCDYNKVAIRSVADGKYLHGDHAGVLKANADDLETATLWEY; the protein is encoded by the exons ATGTGTAGTAACGGAGCAAGTAACGGGACAAGCGATATGCTTCAGATCCAGTTCGGTTTGATCAACTGTGGGAATAAATACCTAACCGCAGAAACGTTCGGTTTTAAAATCAACGCGTCGGCCACGAGCTTGAAGAAGAAGCAgatttggactctggagcagagcGGGGAAGAGGCGACCGGTAATGTGTTCTGTCTCAAGTCGCATCTGGGTCGGTACATAGCGGCGGATAAAGACGGGAACGTTACCGGGGATAGTGAGAGTTCTGGACCCGAGACCCGGTTCATCATCACGGCTCACGACGATGGGAGATGGTCTCTGCAG TCAGAGGTCCATGGCAGATACCTGGGAGGCACAGAGGACAGGATCAGCTGCTTTGCCCAG ACTGCATCAGTGGCTGAAAAATGGAGTGTTCACATTGCCATGCATCCTCAG GTGAACATCTTCAGTGTGACCAGGAAGCGTTACGCCCACCTGTCCTCCAAGGTGGACGAGGTCTCTATCGACCGCGACGTCCCGTGGGGTGTGGACTCCCTGATCACCCTGGTGTTCAGAGACCAACGCTACCACCTGCAGACGTCTGACAACCGCTTCCTGAAGAATGACGGCAGCCTGGAGGCGGAGCCGGACAAGACCACCGGATACACGCTGGAGTTCCGCTCCGGCAAGGTGGCGTTCAGGGATTGTTCCGGGCGCTACCTGGCGCCGTCGGGCCCGAGCGGGACCATGAAGAGCGGGAAGACGAGCCGCGTGGGGAAGGACGAGATGTTCTCTCTGGAGCAGAGTCACCCTCAGGTGGTTCTCACCGCCGGCAACGAGAGGAACGTCTCCACCAGGCAAG GCATGGACCTGTCAGCCAATCAGGACGAGG GAGACCAGGAAGTGTTCCAGGTGGAGATGAGTCGTGAGAACAGGAAGTGTGCTTTCCGGACCGCCGCCGGGAAGTACTGGACCCTCACCTCTTCTGGAGGACTACAGTGTACCGCCTCCACTaa gactGCCAACTGTTACTTTGACATGGAGTACTGTGGTAAGAAGCTGACTCTCCGTGCCGCCAACGGGAAATACGTCGCAGCCAAGAAGAACGGCCAGCTAGCCGCTACCATCGACGTTGCCG GTGAGTCGGAGGAGTTCCTGATGAAGCTGATTAACCGTCCAATCATTGTCCTCCGTGGGGAACACGGTTTCATCGGGTGTCGTAAGGTCACAGGAACCCTGGACTCCAACCGTTCCTCCTACGACTACTTTACCCTGACCTTCAGAGAGGGGACGTACAGTTTAcagg actcgACGGGGAAGTTCTGGATGGTGGGCAGCGAGGCGTCGGTGGTGAGCAGCAGTGACGACCCCGTCGACTTCCTGTTAGAGTTCTGCGACTACAACAAGGTCGCTATCCGCTCCGTCGCCGACGGGAAGTATCTCCACGGCGACCACGCCGGCGTCTTGAAGGCCAACGCCGACGACCTGGAGACCGCCACGCTCTGGGAGTACTGA